One window of the Zea mays cultivar B73 chromosome 3, Zm-B73-REFERENCE-NAM-5.0, whole genome shotgun sequence genome contains the following:
- the LOC100383271 gene encoding uncharacterized protein isoform X5, which translates to MDESRKRAVSTANGKNISSSLDEDFGNDFLSSWKLPKSGKDTIDFSVDSVPKSSKKFSFDNLDDFGLNGAFDKLPSFQMGMSDLDFSSPDKKKVKHTSSNADLFEKKKETDKDNFSFSFDFNELGKFSLDGKLGIEEKSTNRFNGKSDPVSSEVKKDTQRGLLAKGNAILEENNSKDKMHTLDTRTSRPSHLTNHENVKNASQPTSNIDVADSSDKMQEHTSVNPATMEQTKVDSVLNDNPGEHPKEIYAMKAAVNIPSQDFSCGAISSEDPTQGPADHVNSKDAPIVNCGKVHVSRESNDDEQSNGLQSRDTSIINSNVSRRPSGQFNSQNEVLEESVSLNEGSQDNQSFSGAPKKFLKKTSHGTTNTEEEISGPKILSCSVQREIRSVEPAPMKERGSFSLLSKSVHMKATRVELTSETALNQSSSASKVIKKMTTHPTDLKREHMQANAVPHKSKTALSKTYSKLASNGLLATSMNAKVDTNAKLGLEPPISGKSSLLNARSSTPHSAGHKVVASHVLLKASNTSDSLQGVPSKDNKSSTISQLTGARITKLGIRSLKSDMALEKESVQVSGTKCSPVTTSRILDSIPEGKPALPSPSIMQKVPEESALNPKAPKVLKHIMRSPAVRKSPRTVPELGNEMICILLKRKHAEAKELAVRAIVNNNTMLMLNHPMIEEKIYSIQKFANDLKSKKYLFEEVGTINSH; encoded by the exons ATGGACGAATCACGAAAAAGAGCTGTCTCTACTGCAAATGGTAAAAATATAAGTTCATCCCTTG ATGAAGACTTTGGAAATGACTTCCTTTCATCTTGGAAGTTACCAAAATCAGGAAAAGACACGATTGACTTCAGTGTTGACTCAGTTCCCAAGAGTAGCAAGAAATTCAGCTTTGACAACCT AGATGATTTTGGGCTTAATGGAGCCTTTGACAAATTACCGTCCTTTCAAATGGGCATGTCTGATCTGGATTTTTCTAGCCCTGACAAGAAAAAAGTGAAGCACACCAGTTCAAATGCAGATCTTtttgaaaagaaaaaggaaactgACAAGGAcaatttctccttttcttttgattTCAATGA GTTGGGAAAGTTTAGTCTTGATGGAAAGCTAGGAATTGAAGAAAAGAGTACTAATAGATTTAATGGCAAATCTGACCCTGTCTCCTCAGAGGTTAAAAAGGATACACAAAGAGGCCTTTTAGCCAAGGGCAATGCTATCCTTGAAGAGAATAATAGTAAGGATAAAATGCATACACTTGATACTCGCACTTCAAGACCTTCTCATCTGACGAATCATGAGAATGTGAAGAATGCCAGTCAACCAACTTCAAATATCGATGTTGCTGATTCATCTGACAAGATGCAAGAACATACCAGTGTCAATCCTGCAACAATGGAACAAACTAAAGTAGACTCAGTGCTCAATGACAATCCTGGAGAGCATCCTAAAGAGATATATGCAATGAAGGCAGCTGTTAACATACCTTCTCAGGATTTCTCCTGCGGTGCCATATCTAGTGAAGATCCAACACAAGGGCCAGCAGATCATGTGAACAGTAAAGATGCACCTATAGTGAACTGTGGTAAAGTTCATGTATCGAGGGAGAGTAATGATGATGAGCAGTCGAATGGTTTACAATCCAGGGACACCAGCATTATTAATTCCAATGTGTCAAGAAGACCGTCGGGCCAATTTAACTCCCAGAATGAGGTTCTTGAGGAAAGTGTTTCGCTTAATGAAGGAAGTCAAGACAACCAAAGTTTTAGTGGCGCTCCTAAGAAGTTTTTAAAGAAGACATCACATGGGACAACAAATACCGAGGAAGAGATTTCAGGTCCCAAGATTCTCTCTTGTTCAGTGCAGAG GGAAATCAGAAGTGTTGAACCTGCACCGATGAAGGAGAGAGGAAGCTTCTCTCTTTTATCCAAGTCTGTACATATGAAAGCAACCAGGGTTGAACTAACTTCAGAAACAGCCTTAAATCAATCATCCAGTGCAAGTAAAGTGATAAAAAAGATGACTACACATCCTACAGACTTGAAGAG GGAACACATGCAAGCTAATGCAGTCCCTCACAAATCTAAAACTGCTTTATCAAAAACATACAGCAAGCTAGCATCAAATGGGCTATTGGCCACCTCCATGAATGCCAAAGTTGACACGAATGCCAAATTAGG CCTTGAGCCTCCTATCTCGGGGAAGTCGTCTCTACTGAATGCTCGAAGCAGCACACCACATAGCGCTGGACATAAAGTTGTTGCAAGTCATGTGCTTCTAAAAGCTAGCAATACTTCTGATTCATTGCAAGGTGTTCCTTCCAAAGATAATAAATCGTCAACAATTTCTCAACTGACAGGAGCAAG AATCACAAAATTAGGAATCAGAAGTCTGAAATCTGACATGGCCCTAGAGAAAGAATCAGTACAAGTGAGTGGGACAAAGTGTTCCCCGGTAACAACATCCAGAATCCTTGACTCCATTCCTGAAGGAAAACCTGCATTGCCTAGCCCATCCATAATGCAGAAAGTTCCTGAG GAATCAGCTCTAAATCCAAAAGCTCCTAAAGTGCTCAAACACATCATGAGATCTCCAGCTGTAAG AAAATCACCTAGAACTGTTCCGGAGTTGGGAAATGAAATG ATATGCATTCTATTGAAAAGGAAACATGCAGAAGCTAAAGAGCTAGCAGTTCGGGCTATCGTTAACAACAATACGATGCTGATGTTAAACCACCCGATGATTGAGGAGAAA ATTTACTCTATTCAGAAATTTGCGAACGACCTGAAATCCAAGAAGTACTTATTTGAGGAAGTTGGCACCATTAACTCT CACTGA
- the LOC100383271 gene encoding uncharacterized protein LOC100383271: MDESRKRAVSTANGKNISSSLDEDFGNDFLSSWKLPKSGKDTIDFSVDSVPKSSKKFSFDNLDDFGLNGAFDKLPSFQMGMSDLDFSSPDKKKVKHTSSNADLFEKKKETDKDNFSFSFDFNELGKFSLDGKLGIEEKSTNRFNGKSDPVSSEVKKDTQRGLLAKGNAILEENNSKDKMHTLDTRTSRPSHLTNHENVKNASQPTSNIDVADSSDKMQEHTSVNPATMEQTKVDSVLNDNPGEHPKEIYAMKAAVNIPSQDFSCGAISSEDPTQGPADHVNSKDAPIVNCGKVHVSRESNDDEQSNGLQSRDTSIINSNVSRRPSGQFNSQNEVLEESVSLNEGSQDNQSFSGAPKKFLKKTSHGTTNTEEEISGPKILSCSVQREIRSVEPAPMKERGSFSLLSKSVHMKATRVELTSETALNQSSSASKVIKKMTTHPTDLKREHMQANAVPHKSKTALSKTYSKLASNGLLATSMNAKVDTNAKLGLEPPISGKSSLLNARSSTPHSAGHKVVASHVLLKASNTSDSLQGVPSKDNKSSTISQLTGARITKLGIRSLKSDMALEKESVQVSGTKCSPVTTSRILDSIPEGKPALPSPSIMQKVPEESALNPKAPKVLKHIMRSPAVRKSPRTVPELGNEMILGSGTPKAHVDNAISSRMPPGMGAISDLELPVLENDGNIEKAEACRKELEDICILLKRKHAEAKELAVRAIVNNNTMLMLNHPMIEEKIYSIQKFANDLKSKKYLFEEVGTINSH; encoded by the exons ATGGACGAATCACGAAAAAGAGCTGTCTCTACTGCAAATGGTAAAAATATAAGTTCATCCCTTG ATGAAGACTTTGGAAATGACTTCCTTTCATCTTGGAAGTTACCAAAATCAGGAAAAGACACGATTGACTTCAGTGTTGACTCAGTTCCCAAGAGTAGCAAGAAATTCAGCTTTGACAACCT AGATGATTTTGGGCTTAATGGAGCCTTTGACAAATTACCGTCCTTTCAAATGGGCATGTCTGATCTGGATTTTTCTAGCCCTGACAAGAAAAAAGTGAAGCACACCAGTTCAAATGCAGATCTTtttgaaaagaaaaaggaaactgACAAGGAcaatttctccttttcttttgattTCAATGA GTTGGGAAAGTTTAGTCTTGATGGAAAGCTAGGAATTGAAGAAAAGAGTACTAATAGATTTAATGGCAAATCTGACCCTGTCTCCTCAGAGGTTAAAAAGGATACACAAAGAGGCCTTTTAGCCAAGGGCAATGCTATCCTTGAAGAGAATAATAGTAAGGATAAAATGCATACACTTGATACTCGCACTTCAAGACCTTCTCATCTGACGAATCATGAGAATGTGAAGAATGCCAGTCAACCAACTTCAAATATCGATGTTGCTGATTCATCTGACAAGATGCAAGAACATACCAGTGTCAATCCTGCAACAATGGAACAAACTAAAGTAGACTCAGTGCTCAATGACAATCCTGGAGAGCATCCTAAAGAGATATATGCAATGAAGGCAGCTGTTAACATACCTTCTCAGGATTTCTCCTGCGGTGCCATATCTAGTGAAGATCCAACACAAGGGCCAGCAGATCATGTGAACAGTAAAGATGCACCTATAGTGAACTGTGGTAAAGTTCATGTATCGAGGGAGAGTAATGATGATGAGCAGTCGAATGGTTTACAATCCAGGGACACCAGCATTATTAATTCCAATGTGTCAAGAAGACCGTCGGGCCAATTTAACTCCCAGAATGAGGTTCTTGAGGAAAGTGTTTCGCTTAATGAAGGAAGTCAAGACAACCAAAGTTTTAGTGGCGCTCCTAAGAAGTTTTTAAAGAAGACATCACATGGGACAACAAATACCGAGGAAGAGATTTCAGGTCCCAAGATTCTCTCTTGTTCAGTGCAGAG GGAAATCAGAAGTGTTGAACCTGCACCGATGAAGGAGAGAGGAAGCTTCTCTCTTTTATCCAAGTCTGTACATATGAAAGCAACCAGGGTTGAACTAACTTCAGAAACAGCCTTAAATCAATCATCCAGTGCAAGTAAAGTGATAAAAAAGATGACTACACATCCTACAGACTTGAAGAG GGAACACATGCAAGCTAATGCAGTCCCTCACAAATCTAAAACTGCTTTATCAAAAACATACAGCAAGCTAGCATCAAATGGGCTATTGGCCACCTCCATGAATGCCAAAGTTGACACGAATGCCAAATTAGG CCTTGAGCCTCCTATCTCGGGGAAGTCGTCTCTACTGAATGCTCGAAGCAGCACACCACATAGCGCTGGACATAAAGTTGTTGCAAGTCATGTGCTTCTAAAAGCTAGCAATACTTCTGATTCATTGCAAGGTGTTCCTTCCAAAGATAATAAATCGTCAACAATTTCTCAACTGACAGGAGCAAG AATCACAAAATTAGGAATCAGAAGTCTGAAATCTGACATGGCCCTAGAGAAAGAATCAGTACAAGTGAGTGGGACAAAGTGTTCCCCGGTAACAACATCCAGAATCCTTGACTCCATTCCTGAAGGAAAACCTGCATTGCCTAGCCCATCCATAATGCAGAAAGTTCCTGAG GAATCAGCTCTAAATCCAAAAGCTCCTAAAGTGCTCAAACACATCATGAGATCTCCAGCTGTAAG AAAATCACCTAGAACTGTTCCGGAGTTGGGAAATGAAATG ATTCTGGGAAGTGGAACTCCAAAAGCTCATGTGGATAATGCAATCTCCTCACGTATGCCACCTGGGATGGGAGCCATTTCAGATCTAGAGTTGCCTGTGTTAGAAAATGATGGAAACATAGAAAAAGCTGAGGCTTGTAGAAAGGAGCTTGAGGAT ATATGCATTCTATTGAAAAGGAAACATGCAGAAGCTAAAGAGCTAGCAGTTCGGGCTATCGTTAACAACAATACGATGCTGATGTTAAACCACCCGATGATTGAGGAGAAA ATTTACTCTATTCAGAAATTTGCGAACGACCTGAAATCCAAGAAGTACTTATTTGAGGAAGTTGGCACCATTAACTCT CACTGA